The genome window TCCTCCCGCCTCGCCGTCCCCATCCTCTACGGCACCGACGCCGTCCACGGCCACAACAACGTCTTCCGCGCCCACGTCTTTCCCCACAACGTCGGCCTCGGGGCCTCCAGGTACCCACCCACTCACCTCTCGCTGTACATGACGCCCGTTGACCACGCCGCCGCACTCGCCGCGCTCTGTTTTAGGCCTCCTTTGGATAAAAAAAAGGAGCTTACGAACCGCACCGCGTTGACTTCCTTCCTTCCAGGGATGCGGAGCTCGTGCGGAAGATCGGCGAGGCGACGGCGCTCGAGGTCCGCGCCACCGGCATCCACTGGGCCTTCGCACCCTGCGTCGCCGTGAGTAAAAATTCAAAACCAAGAAAGCATCCGAATCAACCGGTGGTGTCTGTTGGGGTTTCCTTCTGATGTGCGTTTGGTCTGGTGGGCGGTGTACAGGTCTGTAGGGATCCGAGGTGGGGGAGATGCTACGAGAGCTACAGCGAGGACCCGGAGATCGTGCGCTCGTTGACCACGATTGTCACCGGCCTGCAGGGCCAGCCACCGGCAGACCACCCTCACGGTTACCCGTTCCTCGCTTCGGTTAGGTAATTCCAGTGGTGAGATTTAGTAGTGTGATTTCCTTATATTGCCCGCAACCCGTTTGTTGAAATGGGTCTGTGTGATTTGCAGGGACAATGTGCTTGCTTGTGCCAAGCATTTCGTAGGGGATGGTGGCACTGACAAGGGGGTCAATGAGGGGAACGCCATTTGCTCGACGGAGGATTTGGAGAGGATCCACACGAAACCATACCCTGATTGCATAGCTCAAGGGGTGGCGACAGTCATGGCATCCTACTCTCAGTGGAATGGGGAGCCGTTACATGCCAGCCGCCATTTGCTCACGGATGTTCTAAAGGGCAAGTTAGGCTTCGAGGTAGTAGAGCCTATGGTGTTTGATTGTTGTATTCATGCAAACCTCGGCTCTGAATAGTAAGAATGATTTTGTGAACATGACATCATGTGTTTCAGGGGTTTGTGGTGTCAGACTGGGAGGGTATTGACAGGCTTTGTGAGCCTCGAGGGTCTGATTATCGCTATTGCGTCGCGCAATCAGTTAATGCTGGGATGGATATGGTATTGGTTATCATGTGGTCATTTAAGATATATTCTCAAGCGACTCGTTCTTTTGTATTTTCTGATCAGTCTACAGATTATGATACCTCACAGATTTGAGAGATTCTTGGAAGATCTTGTGTTCTTGGTGGAGACAGGGGAGATACCAATGTCACGAATTGATGATGCTGTTGAGAGGATTCTAAGGGTTAAGTTCATATCTGGAGTGTTTGAGCATCCATTTTCAGATCCGTCTCTACTAGATGTAGTTGGCTGTAAGGTAGCATGCATGTTCGCGTACCTATGTTTTCGCTGTTACTGTGAAATTGTTAGATTTGTTCTTCTGCTTCTATCGTCTCACATATTGGTGACCATATACGATGTGCTAAATTGTTTACCTTTCAGGAGCATCGGCTGCTGGCACGTGAGGCTGTTCGAAAGTCTTTGGTACTTCTGAAAAATGGCAAGAAGCAGAATGAAACTTTCCTTCCATTGGCAAAAAATGCAAAAAGAATACTCGTTGCAGGGACACATGCTGACAATATTGGATATCAGTGCGGTGGGTGGACAATAGCTTGGCATGGAGACAGTGGAAAGATAACCCTTGGTAAGCACAAACTCAGCTTTGCAGGAATATGTCGGGATGATTTTATTTGTTTGAGGATCCACTTACCAATGCCTTGGTACTGAAGAAACTGCTGATCCTCAGAATTTCTATTTTTTTTTGTGTCCGCTCCTTGGAGATTCCAACCACTAAGTAGTTATGCCATATTTTTAACTGCCATGATGACTATAGATGTGAAATTATTGCTTCTAAGTTCAAATATAAGATGTTTGCAGTGGACTGTTCAAgtattccctccgtcccaaaataagtgtctcaactttgtactagctttagtacaaagttgtttttattttgggacggagggagtattatattATGGTTGTTTTTATTTTTAGACTATAAAGGCATTGCCTGGTTTGTACTGAAAgtcaaaaaataaataaaagagacACTTGGATACTAATTTACCATTTGAGAGCCAAGCAACTGCTTAGAGTTTCCACAGTGCAAGCTACCATGAACAGTTACTAGCCAATCATTACTGAACTAACCAATTCTGTGGAAAATTATGTTCAGCCACAATGGCTCCTTAACATGCGGATAGCACAATTTTTTTGAGCCATGCATCACTGCTTTTGATTAAATTTATTTATTCTATTTATATAAAAAAAGAGTTTTAGTTTCATTAGTACAAGCAGTATAAAATCTGCACCCTGGGCCATATTTTGTTAAGAAACATCTATTTATGCTATCTAAACCAACAGGTACAAGTATATTGGAGGCCATACAAGAATCCGTCAGTGTGGAAACTGAAGTTGTGTATGAAGAATGCCCAACAGAGGCTATTATTGAAAGCGGAGAATTTTCTTGTGCTATTGTTGCAGTTGGTGAGGTTCCTTATGCTGAAGGGTTGGGAGATAGAACTGGCCTTAGTATCCCATTTAATGGTTCAGACCTGATTACTCGTGTTGCTAGTAAAGTCCCTACTCTAGTGGTTGTTGTATCTGGAAGGCCTTTGGTCATTGAACCACGAGTTCTGGAGAAGATAGATGCTCTAGTTGCTGCCTGGCTACCTGGAAGTGAGGGCATGGGAATTACTGATTGCCTCTTTGGAGATCATGATTTCGTGGGTACATTGCCTGTATCGTGGTTTAGGTCTTCTGATCAACTGCCTATAAATGTTGGAGATGCTAACTATGATCCCTTATTCCCTTTTGGATATGGGTTGAAAATGTTCAGAAGTGATGAAGGTTTAGCATAACTTCATCATTGATCTGGTTATAAATTTGAATCATTACAATAATGTTACATATATGTTGTAAAAGAGAACAATGTCTTGCTGCAAATAATGGGTTGTGTAAAAGAGAATTAATGTCTTGTTGCAAATTATGGTACTGGGTTATGTAAAAGAGAATTTATGTCTTGTTGCAAATTATGGTGTATGTAAGGTGTACAAGCCCTAATTTCTTATATTCTTATATATGAGTTATTCCTTCAATTACCAAATTATAAATATTACTTGATTTTCCTTCGGTTTTGTCGAACCTATTTACTTGACTGATTGGTTTTGGTTTGCTGTTGCTATTTTTGCACCAAAGGAAGCTACACTAGGATGATCAGAAATAATTTTCATTCTGAATGTTGCTGAGCATTTAGCTGCAAAAGAAAATTGGTCGATTCTTGTCACTTACTGTGTCAGTATATCGTCGTAGGAAAGTTCAGCGTGATATTTGGAGACTGGACTGCTGATGTTGTCCATAGAATAATCAGAAACAACTGTCAGTCTGAATGTTTTTACAGCTCTTAGCTGAACCCATTTTCAGACAACCTTTTCTTTTAATGGTAAAGGATGCAAGTGCAGCAAGATTGGCCCATATTCCCATAGGCCATACAGCACAATTCACCGAAAATGAGTGGTTCAGAGAAATTAAGATGCCTTCAGCCTTTGACAATTTTTTATTTATGACGATGATTGAGGAGGGCATATTGGTGTATTGCAACTAGGTGTTTTGTAATGTATTTAAATATCCAGGTTCTTGCCATGATGCTGGTGGCCGTCTTGTGAATTTATCACAAGTGTTGACGAACTGGTAAGCTGGTGTCCAAGATGTAACAGTAGGTAACATTTCTCAACAATAGGCGTGGGAGAGGCAAAAGGTATGATTTAAGGTATAAGGATCAGAGGATGCATGCTAAATTACACTTCATCCGTCTCCTAAAAGAAGGCCTATAAATTTTATCTCAAGCCATGATGCAAAGTTTGACCGAGTTTATTGGAAAAACTATCAACAACCACAATACTAAATAGATATAATATAAACATATATTTTGTTGTGTAGTTAGTGACACTAATTTTTGTATTGTACTGTTGATAGTTTTTTTCTACAACATTGGTCAAACATTTCACAGTTTGATTTTTGAGGTAAAACTTATATGTCTTGTTTTCGGTGACGGAGGGAGTGCGGATCAAGGCCAACCAGTGCTGCTATATAACGCATAGAGCGTCTAATAACAAGCGTGCCTGCAGGGCTACATGGCCGAGCTCATTGAAGCTTATCAAAGTAGTAAGGTTTTTCTTCTGCATAAAAGCTTATGAAAAATATTCTAAATATTTGCGTGTTATAAAAATATTCGCATATATTCAGAAAGGGTTCACAAATTTCAAAAAAAGTATTTACAAAAATATTAATGATACTTATTATTATTTCATGTGTctaaattttatttatttatatttaaaATATTTATGTAAGTAAAAAATATTCATGTATTCCAATAAGAGTTAAAATAAAAATATTATGTTTTTTAAATGGTCGTGTGATTTAAAAACAATTTATGCATTTAAAAAATCATGAATATTTCAGAACTTGTATTCATACTTACAAAATGTTCTTGTAATTTTAAATCTGTTTACTTATTTAAAATGTTTACATATTTTTTAAAAAGTATTTAAACCTTCTTAAAAAAAATTTGTGTAATTTTAAAAATTATTTACATAATTGTTTTGAGGGCGATTCGTTATTATTGCTCGCACCCCGCATTGCCTACTAGTACATCCCATGCGGGACCTTTGTGGGAGCTTCATTGTTATTGCTTGCACTGAGGGACATATAGCAATGGTGGACCGAATTATGTGCCTAGGGCGCAAAGTAGTGGACGACAAGCTCACCCATTTTGTTATCTTGGGCTTGTAGAATTACCTTTTCACTTTTTTTATTGCTTGGTATGGTACAAGTTGTAGATTTTTTTTCTCTTATTGTATTCCTACATCTGTGGGCATTCTTGTTATAATGTCACTATTCTTTTGTCTATGGTGTTTCGGTTGGTGATAAGAACAAGGTTATCTTGATCTTTTGATGAGTGGAACTTGTTTGATTTGGGTGGAAATCAACCTTAACCGAATTATACACCAAACACTAGATGGTGCGCCTTAGCAATCCCTTGACCAATCTTCTCAAAGTTACCGATGACGCTGGAAGCACGGttaacctgaccacgaaggtctaatCCATAGGTGCAACTGAGAATAAGAGAATTAATAATAACAATCTAAGTATTGCGCTAGCGGTCGTTGGACACTTGAGTTTACATGAAGTTGTAATAATGGATAAATTTTAACTAAAAAAAAATgggtctaaacgatgccctaggGGTGTTATTTATCAGGGACAGAGCCAGCTCGCGCATGGAGTGGGAGGGTCCACCCTAAGTCTGTTTTCTCCAGTAATACAATCTCTAAAAAGTGCATATTGTCTTGCATTACAAATTGACATGAGATCGGCTGAAAAGTGAGATGCGCATCACATATAGATGGCTATGGATGAAAATGTTAAGCGTTATTTTGTATATTTTGTCCATGACTTCATGGGTCATTACAGCGGTCTCAAAGTCCTAAAATCACCACTTGAAATACCATATTAATTCATCATATGCCTGCTTGTCCATGCTCCAATGCTTGTCTGCCTCATCAATGCTAGGTACTTCATTCATTCATAATACAAAAATATTTTATTTAGGTAAGATCACATTCTTATGAGTTCTAAAGAAAGTTCATGTAAGAGAAAGTATGTGATGTTTTAGTCGAGTGCGCAAAATTGTTACAGATGTTCTTTATTCTTAAGTTCTGGTAGAAATCCCGTTAGGCCTCCAAGCGCAAGGGTTTGTAGCAAGAAGCAAGTTTCTCTCAATtaagaatcaaggtatcaatacaCTGAGTTCTCTAATGAGTCAATGATCATCCATGTACTCAGTTAAGAAACTTTTTCACTTGGTCCCCAACACATCTAGTGAGGTTTTCAATCTCACTCGCTTTGTTAGTTACAAGGATTAACGTATTGAGTGCTTGGAAATTATTTCTGTATCTGAAGGAATTAAAATGCAGAAATGGAAAGAAAGCAAATGAGATTGTATTTATGAGGAATGAAGGACCGGGATCCGTAACTTCACTAGTGACATCACTCCAAAAGCAACATAGGTGTGGTGAACAAATTATGGTCGTGTACCGATTAAATTATAGTATTTCCGAGTATCATATTGTATATAGGAACTACATACTTATATCTATGGCTTGTTATCCAGTTGCATCTAGAGCTAATACTCCACTTCaggaccgctatccaacatgcatctcaAAGTATTAAGTAAAAACATGGCTTTGCATTAAGCAAGATAACATAATGTTGATGGTGTATTCTCTTCACATGTAGTTCATCGCAGAGGCAACTAGACAAATATATTTTTATCCTTAGTGGCAATAACACAATACAACTCTTTTTCCTTTATTGTCACACGGCTAGATTACTTGCACAGTTAAACCAACCAACATACACTAATCCCTCTTTGAGATCATTCATCTAAATAAGGGCAATGCAATATTAACATAGGAGAGCGTGTATGTTTATAAATCATGAAGCAAAGAACTCAAAGAAACCAAATAGAAATCCATATATAAGTTTATAATAATGTGAGAATTCATCAcaccacaacaaacacaccaggAATCATGTATATCAACTCATGTGATCTTTGTATTGAGGAACAAGGGAGAGAAGAGGCCATATAGGAATAGACTTGCTCTATGTCACTATAAATCAATGCATAAAGCGAATGCTCCTCTTGCCAAAGGTTAATAAAGAACGCCAATATTATATTTGGAACTTAACTTTGACTATTGTATATGTCTCACTGTCTAATAACATCTTATCATAAACCAACCCAACGTCAACCAAGTAAAATAACTACATGGGCTTTTGCTTTATCCATGCACCTCCCTTGTACAACACTTAAGCATAAGTATATAGCTTATCACTTATGGGAAAAGGATAACAATGATGAGGGTTCATGAGAGGTCAGAAATAGGATGGTCTTGCATCAACACAGTTGGATCATTATGCAATATTGAGGCCTTACAATTGATATTAAAGCAAGGAATAGTGATTTCCAGTAGAGCTATGAATGTATGGAAGCTCTCATATGGACTAGTGGGCAGGGGCAGGCCCTGGATTTTAGGAGTGTGTATTCAAAATCCTAAAAGCTTTTTGATAGCCTCTTGTTTTTTGGTATGCATAAATGACTATAGCACCATTTTATACGAATTGTAAAATATATAAAAGATAAAACATGGATTTAGGAATAGTATCATAGATTCATATATTTTACACATGGGCCAGGCCCAACATACACAACTCTCCCTTGGAGACCATTCATCTAAACATGATAGTGCAAGACTAAAAGATCATAGAGCATGCAGGTATGTAAATCATGCAACAAAGAACTCAAACAAACCAAATAGAAATCTTTATATAATCTAATATTAAAGTGGGAATTTACCAcaccacaacaaaca of Triticum urartu cultivar G1812 unplaced genomic scaffold, Tu2.1 TuUngrouped_contig_6898, whole genome shotgun sequence contains these proteins:
- the LOC125531234 gene encoding beta-glucosidase BoGH3B-like; amino-acid sequence: SRLAVPILYGTDAVHGHNNVFRAHVFPHNVGLGASRDAELVRKIGEATALEVRATGIHWAFAPCVAVCRDPRWGRCYESYSEDPEIVRSLTTIVTGLQGQPPADHPHGYPFLASVRDNVLACAKHFVGDGGTDKGVNEGNAICSTEDLERIHTKPYPDCIAQGVATVMASYSQWNGEPLHASRHLLTDVLKGKLGFEGFVVSDWEGIDRLCEPRGSDYRYCVAQSVNAGMDMIMIPHRFERFLEDLVFLVETGEIPMSRIDDAVERILRVKFISGVFEHPFSDPSLLDVVGCKEHRLLAREAVRKSLVLLKNGKKQNETFLPLAKNAKRILVAGTHADNIGYQCGGWTIAWHGDSGKITLGTSILEAIQESVSVETEVVYEECPTEAIIESGEFSCAIVAVGEVPYAEGLGDRTGLSIPFNGSDLITRVASKVPTLVVVVSGRPLVIEPRVLEKIDALVAAWLPGSEGMGITDCLFGDHDFVGTLPVSWFRSSDQLPINVGDANYDPLFPFGYGLKMFRSDEGLA